The following proteins are encoded in a genomic region of Sorangiineae bacterium MSr12523:
- a CDS encoding MFS transporter, with amino-acid sequence MVTADATPSERARESHDVGWRLRAIFGGSIGNLVEWYDWYAYSAFSLYFAPAFFPKGSQTAQLLNTAAIFAVGFLMRPIGGWVFGRYADRVGRKAALTSSVFLMSFGSLMIALTPGYATIGIAAPVMLVTARLLQGLSVGGEYGTSATYLSEVATRDRRGFYSSFQYVTLVGGHLAALAVQLVLQRLVLTPAELSAWGWRIPFAIGAVLAIVALYLRRRLEETESFNAQKGDQGEKRERKGTIAELMRHPKALLLVVGLTLGGTVAFYTYTAYMKNFLVNSVGMPKDTATLLAFVSLFLYMLMQPLFGFVSDHIGRRPLLLGFGILGTLGTVPILTALSETKSTWVAFALMMISLVIVSGYTSINAIVKAELFPTEIRALGVGLPYGITVAIFGGTAEYVGLWFKDKGHEPYFYWYVSACIFVSLIAYLRMTDTKKTSLLDRDT; translated from the coding sequence ATGGTAACCGCCGACGCCACGCCCTCCGAACGCGCGCGCGAATCCCATGACGTCGGCTGGCGTCTGCGCGCCATTTTCGGTGGCTCCATCGGCAACTTGGTCGAGTGGTACGATTGGTACGCGTACTCGGCCTTTTCCCTGTATTTCGCGCCGGCGTTCTTCCCGAAGGGCAGCCAGACGGCGCAGCTTCTCAACACGGCGGCCATTTTCGCGGTGGGCTTTCTCATGCGCCCCATCGGCGGCTGGGTCTTCGGTCGCTACGCCGACCGGGTCGGCCGCAAGGCTGCGCTCACGTCGTCGGTGTTTCTCATGTCGTTCGGCTCGTTGATGATCGCGCTCACGCCGGGCTACGCGACCATCGGCATCGCCGCGCCGGTGATGCTGGTCACGGCGCGCCTGCTTCAGGGCCTCTCGGTCGGCGGCGAATACGGCACCTCGGCCACGTACCTGAGCGAGGTCGCCACCCGCGATCGGCGCGGCTTCTATTCGAGCTTTCAATACGTCACGTTGGTCGGCGGCCACCTCGCCGCGTTGGCCGTGCAGCTCGTGTTGCAACGCTTGGTGCTCACCCCCGCGGAGTTGTCCGCATGGGGATGGCGCATCCCCTTCGCCATCGGCGCCGTTCTCGCCATCGTGGCTCTCTACCTGCGCCGCCGCCTCGAGGAGACCGAATCGTTCAATGCCCAAAAAGGGGACCAAGGAGAGAAGCGCGAGCGCAAGGGCACCATCGCCGAGTTGATGCGCCATCCGAAGGCGCTCCTCCTGGTCGTGGGCCTCACCTTGGGCGGCACCGTCGCGTTCTACACGTACACCGCGTACATGAAGAACTTCCTCGTGAACTCCGTGGGCATGCCCAAGGACACCGCGACGTTGCTCGCCTTCGTTTCGCTCTTCCTCTACATGCTCATGCAGCCGCTGTTCGGCTTCGTCTCGGACCACATCGGCCGGCGTCCGCTGCTTCTCGGCTTCGGCATTCTCGGCACCCTGGGCACCGTGCCCATTCTCACCGCCTTGAGCGAGACGAAGAGCACCTGGGTGGCCTTTGCCCTGATGATGATCTCCCTGGTCATCGTCAGCGGCTACACGTCGATCAACGCCATCGTGAAGGCGGAACTGTTCCCCACCGAAATCCGCGCCCTCGGCGTCGGACTCCCATACGGCATCACCGTGGCCATCTTCGGCGGCACCGCCGAATACGTGGGCCTTTGGTTCAAAGACAAAGGCCACGAGCCGTATTTCTACTGGTACGTGAGCGCGTGCATCTTCGTGTCGCTCATCGCATACCTGCGCATGACCGACACGAAGAAGACGTCACTGCTGGATAGGGATACCTGA
- a CDS encoding ABC transporter substrate-binding protein, which produces MNRKVSLSRIGAIVLFGACGSTLLLDQVACSKEDVPPASQDTITIGMSAALTGGYSGVGKAMAQGAQTAIDLINSKGGVLGRPLRLDVQDDRSSNADDNGFATLKEVFNGFRDRKVSAIIGPGASVQTTEAQKITFPVPILQISAWSTGVGISDLQQPWPSRYLYRTAPSDVFQRIAMKKRMQEQVSDGTDGGTKARCSAPFLVYASDPLGLGFSEYFIPLIGEQNTLKVDTGQQSQYTQAVQKIRAARPLPDCVLFVTYEQVTAALIIELKAQYKPTEKLQLIGTDATYDPGFLRDVGNLKLVENMIGVVPDTRPRTQSFAAFSRIFHAQSGPGDAADDPPPFASSAFDAAALIALAIQKAKTADNAEAIRNALVEVSRGYPADKPGKSGQVQLVRPDSIALGLSVLAGGGTIDYDGASGTVDFDEKGDIRSGYVKWEIINGNFVDVDRFTQDELNE; this is translated from the coding sequence ATGAACAGAAAAGTCTCACTTTCGCGCATTGGGGCGATCGTTCTCTTTGGGGCTTGTGGCTCCACGTTGCTCTTGGACCAAGTCGCGTGTTCGAAAGAGGACGTGCCTCCTGCGAGTCAGGATACGATCACGATCGGAATGTCGGCGGCGTTGACGGGCGGCTATTCGGGCGTCGGCAAGGCCATGGCACAGGGCGCTCAAACCGCCATCGATCTGATCAACTCGAAGGGCGGTGTTCTCGGCCGGCCGCTCCGGTTGGACGTGCAGGACGACCGAAGCAGCAATGCGGACGACAACGGCTTCGCGACCCTGAAAGAAGTGTTCAATGGGTTCCGTGACAGGAAGGTCTCGGCCATCATCGGGCCGGGGGCCAGCGTTCAAACCACCGAAGCGCAAAAGATCACCTTTCCTGTCCCGATTCTCCAGATTTCAGCCTGGTCCACCGGTGTAGGCATCAGCGATCTCCAGCAACCCTGGCCAAGCCGATACCTCTATCGCACGGCGCCTTCCGATGTTTTCCAGCGGATCGCCATGAAAAAGAGGATGCAGGAACAGGTGTCTGACGGAACGGATGGAGGCACCAAGGCGCGTTGCAGTGCACCGTTCCTCGTCTACGCGTCGGATCCATTGGGGCTCGGGTTTTCCGAGTACTTCATTCCCCTCATTGGGGAGCAGAACACGCTCAAGGTCGATACAGGTCAACAAAGCCAGTACACGCAGGCCGTTCAGAAGATTCGCGCGGCCCGTCCCCTACCGGACTGCGTGCTCTTCGTCACGTACGAGCAAGTTACGGCGGCCTTGATCATCGAGCTCAAAGCTCAATACAAACCGACGGAAAAGCTGCAATTGATCGGCACGGACGCGACCTACGATCCGGGATTCCTCCGGGACGTGGGCAACCTCAAGCTGGTCGAAAACATGATTGGCGTGGTGCCGGACACACGGCCTCGAACGCAATCCTTCGCCGCATTCAGCCGCATCTTCCACGCTCAGAGCGGTCCGGGAGACGCGGCAGATGATCCCCCGCCGTTCGCCTCGAGCGCTTTCGACGCGGCCGCCCTCATTGCCCTCGCCATTCAAAAGGCCAAAACCGCCGACAATGCCGAGGCAATTCGCAATGCGCTCGTCGAGGTATCGCGCGGATATCCGGCCGATAAACCCGGCAAGTCGGGCCAGGTGCAACTCGTGCGGCCCGACTCCATCGCCTTGGGGTTGAGCGTGCTGGCCGGGGGTGGAACCATCGACTACGACGGTGCGTCCGGCACCGTGGATTTCGACGAAAAGGGCGACATCCGCAGCGGTTACGTCAAGTGGGAGATCATCAACGGAAACTTCGTCGACGTCGACCGCTTCACACAAGACGAGCTCAACGAATAG